One genomic region from Saprospiraceae bacterium encodes:
- the lpxA gene encoding acyl-ACP--UDP-N-acetylglucosamine O-acyltransferase, translated as MEVLTQYHLSNVHPDARIGKNVHISPFVTIEADVEIGDNTWIGPNVCILDGTRLGENCKIFPGAVLGAAPQDLKFRGEQSLLEIGNHVTIREYCTLNRGTEANWTTTIKDHCLLMAYVHVAHDCILEEHVILANNVTLAGHIHIGKYAILGGLSAVHQFVNIGDHAMVGGGSLVRKDVPPYIKAAREPISYAGINGIGLKRRGFSPESIKSIQDAYRYLFVKGYNTSQALELIDQNIPSSLEKSKIIDFVRSSERGIMKGFRQLYTNGSKD; from the coding sequence ATGGAAGTATTAACCCAATACCATTTAAGTAATGTCCATCCTGATGCCCGGATTGGCAAAAATGTTCACATCTCTCCATTCGTCACCATCGAAGCAGATGTAGAAATTGGTGACAATACCTGGATAGGCCCAAATGTGTGCATATTAGATGGTACCCGTCTGGGTGAAAATTGCAAGATATTTCCAGGAGCCGTGCTGGGTGCTGCCCCTCAGGACTTGAAGTTTAGAGGAGAGCAATCCTTGCTTGAGATTGGCAATCATGTGACTATCAGAGAATATTGCACCCTCAATCGTGGGACTGAAGCTAATTGGACCACCACCATAAAAGATCATTGCCTGCTCATGGCATATGTGCACGTAGCACATGACTGTATACTTGAAGAACATGTCATTTTGGCCAATAATGTGACTCTAGCGGGCCATATTCATATCGGCAAATATGCTATTCTGGGCGGATTATCTGCTGTACACCAGTTTGTCAATATTGGTGACCATGCTATGGTAGGTGGAGGATCTTTGGTCCGCAAAGATGTTCCTCCTTATATAAAAGCTGCCAGAGAACCAATCTCCTATGCAGGTATTAATGGTATAGGACTAAAAAGAAGAGGTTTTTCTCCTGAATCAATCAAATCGATTCAGGATGCCTATCGGTACTTATTCGTCAAAGGCTATAATACTTCTCAGGCACTCGAACTCATAGATCAAAACATCCCATCGTCTCTGGAGAAATCTAAAATCATTGATTTTGTTCGTTCTTCTGAAAGAGGCATTATGAAAGGGTTTCGTCAGTTATATACCAATGGAAGTAAGGATTGA
- a CDS encoding MerR family transcriptional regulator — translation MLPLLKDEKLYYSIGEVADMFGVSKSLIRYWETEFSMLKPHKNSKGDRRFTKENIEQLQLIFDLVKNRGFTIEGAKNEIRQNKDLIKQRQALLQKLIHLKADMMKLKESLNQDGEFQHNT, via the coding sequence ATGTTACCACTGCTAAAAGATGAAAAACTGTACTATAGTATCGGAGAGGTGGCTGATATGTTTGGGGTATCCAAGTCCTTGATCAGATATTGGGAGACTGAATTTAGTATGCTCAAGCCGCATAAAAACAGTAAGGGCGATAGGCGGTTTACCAAAGAAAACATAGAGCAATTGCAACTCATTTTTGACCTGGTAAAAAATCGTGGATTTACAATCGAAGGTGCCAAAAATGAAATAAGGCAAAATAAAGATCTTATAAAACAAAGGCAGGCTCTGCTTCAAAAATTAATTCATCTCAAGGCTGATATGATGAAGCTCAAAGAATCTCTTAATCAAGACGGAGAATTTCAGCACAATACTTAA
- a CDS encoding TIGR00730 family Rossman fold protein, producing MNISSRFPKEMKKWTELKGENSWTLFKVIAEMVEGFEKLNRVGPCMSIFGSARTKPGDLYYEKAAEIARRITDEGYGIITGGGPGIMEAGNKGAFDAKGVSVGLSIDLPFEQSYNDFVDPDKMLRYRYFFIRKVMFVKYAQGFVVMPGGFGTLDEFFEVLTLVQTKKINKVPIILFGVAYWEGLMKWLVETVDVQAHNISPSDMDLFHITDDVESVIYHINTFYGARDDRYKPNYEL from the coding sequence ATGAATATATCGTCCAGATTTCCTAAGGAAATGAAAAAATGGACCGAACTCAAAGGAGAAAATTCTTGGACTCTGTTCAAAGTCATCGCCGAAATGGTAGAAGGATTTGAGAAACTGAATAGAGTAGGGCCTTGCATGTCGATATTTGGCTCTGCAAGAACTAAACCAGGTGACCTTTATTATGAAAAAGCAGCCGAAATAGCACGCAGAATCACTGATGAAGGGTATGGGATCATCACCGGAGGCGGACCCGGTATCATGGAAGCAGGGAATAAAGGTGCGTTTGATGCCAAAGGTGTCAGTGTAGGTTTGAGCATCGATCTGCCATTTGAGCAGAGTTACAACGATTTTGTAGACCCTGACAAAATGCTGCGATATCGTTATTTTTTCATCAGGAAAGTAATGTTTGTAAAATATGCACAAGGATTTGTAGTGATGCCGGGAGGGTTTGGTACTTTAGACGAATTTTTTGAAGTGCTTACGCTGGTACAGACCAAAAAAATCAATAAAGTCCCGATCATCTTATTCGGAGTGGCGTATTGGGAGGGATTAATGAAATGGTTGGTAGAGACAGTTGATGTTCAAGCCCATAATATTAGTCCATCGGATATGGATCTTTTTCACATCACGGATGATGTAGAATCGGTGATCTACCATATTAATACATTCTATGGAGCCAGGGACGACAGATATAAACCTAATTACGAGTTATAA
- the recN gene encoding DNA repair protein RecN, which yields MIKRLKIHNYAIIKDVELEFTPHLIVITGETGAGKSILLGALNLVLGQRADTKSIGDLQDKCIVEAEFKLENKDLEPFFELHDLDFDQDLIIRREISPQGKSRAFINDTPVNLDILQTISNALIDIHQQFDTLDIYQVSTQLKMIDALAANKSILAEYQLIFKSYQQARQQLEAWTEQLNRQQQEEEFIKFQFNELDELDLRPGELDTLETEQKELSHANEIKEVTGLFVSSVAEDDRAVLNILNDLSKRIQHLGQYHTGLEKLAERLNSVTIELEDVSDECRTIYDQVDGSPIRLNAIEERLHVLYKMMHKHKLDHADKLIDLKESFQQKLSFTDDLASKIAGLEKEIVKKRAKLQSMAEGLHERRLGVIPGFIEKIYQLIHPLGMEQTRVQINLKTTDTFNLTGSDEMEILLATNKGGAFLPIKNIASGGELARFNLVTKSLVAQAIPLPSLIFDEIDIGISGDVALKMGQILKELAEKHQVICITHSPQIASKGEVHYYVYKDDSAEKTVAQVKRLNKSERIQAIATMLSSNPPSAAAVKNAKELIEIE from the coding sequence TTGATCAAAAGGTTGAAAATCCATAATTATGCTATTATCAAAGATGTGGAGCTTGAATTCACTCCTCACCTGATCGTGATTACAGGCGAAACAGGGGCAGGCAAGTCCATCTTGCTCGGCGCTCTCAACCTGGTGTTGGGTCAAAGAGCTGACACTAAATCAATCGGTGATCTGCAGGATAAATGCATAGTGGAAGCTGAATTTAAACTGGAAAACAAAGACCTCGAGCCATTTTTTGAGCTTCACGACCTGGATTTTGATCAAGACCTCATCATCCGAAGGGAGATCTCACCACAAGGCAAATCACGCGCTTTTATCAATGACACTCCTGTCAACCTGGATATACTACAGACGATCAGCAATGCCTTGATAGATATCCATCAGCAATTTGACACGCTCGATATTTACCAGGTATCTACTCAACTTAAGATGATTGACGCACTGGCAGCCAACAAGTCTATACTCGCTGAATACCAGTTGATCTTCAAGTCTTACCAGCAAGCCAGACAGCAACTTGAAGCCTGGACTGAACAATTGAATCGGCAGCAGCAAGAGGAGGAATTTATCAAGTTTCAATTTAACGAATTGGATGAGCTCGATCTCCGTCCAGGTGAGCTGGATACTTTAGAAACCGAACAAAAAGAACTATCTCATGCCAATGAAATAAAAGAAGTTACGGGACTATTTGTCTCCAGTGTAGCAGAGGATGATCGGGCAGTCCTCAATATATTAAATGATTTGTCCAAAAGAATCCAACATTTAGGGCAATATCACACAGGATTGGAAAAATTAGCAGAAAGGTTAAATTCTGTGACCATTGAACTGGAGGATGTAAGCGACGAATGCCGGACCATATATGATCAGGTAGACGGTAGCCCGATCAGGTTGAATGCAATAGAAGAGCGACTTCATGTTTTGTACAAAATGATGCACAAACACAAACTGGATCATGCGGACAAACTCATCGACTTAAAAGAATCATTCCAGCAAAAACTCTCTTTTACGGATGACCTGGCTTCTAAAATCGCTGGTCTGGAAAAAGAGATCGTTAAAAAACGGGCTAAGCTTCAATCAATGGCAGAGGGTCTTCATGAACGAAGATTGGGCGTAATCCCGGGATTCATAGAGAAAATTTATCAGTTGATTCATCCATTGGGTATGGAACAAACCCGTGTACAGATCAATTTGAAAACTACCGATACTTTTAATCTGACCGGAAGTGATGAGATGGAGATATTACTTGCCACAAACAAGGGAGGGGCTTTTCTCCCAATAAAAAATATTGCGTCTGGGGGTGAGCTGGCCCGGTTTAACCTGGTGACAAAATCGCTGGTAGCCCAGGCAATTCCCTTGCCTAGTTTGATTTTTGATGAGATTGATATTGGTATCTCCGGGGATGTAGCGCTTAAGATGGGGCAGATCTTAAAGGAGCTGGCAGAAAAACATCAGGTGATTTGTATTACACATTCACCCCAAATAGCTTCCAAGGGGGAGGTGCATTATTATGTATATAAGGATGATAGTGCTGAGAAGACAGTCGCCCAGGTAAAGCGACTCAATAAATCTGAAAGAATACAGGCTATTGCTACGATGTTGAGCAGTAATCCTCCGAGTGCGGCTGCCGTTAAAAATGCAAAAGAATTAATCGAAATTGAATAA
- the lpxD gene encoding UDP-3-O-(3-hydroxymyristoyl)glucosamine N-acyltransferase, with product MRSSARQLASFLNATIDGDPDVEVTHPSKIEEAGPGSVSFIGNPKYEPFAYTTGASILVVSNDFTPQQPLHATLLRVPNVYQSLSTLLSHFQSNGHPSGISELALIDPTAVLGEKVSLAAHCVIEQNVSIGDQSILYPQVYISHDVIIGKNCILHSGVKVHAGCVIGDEVVIQANSVIGSEGFGFVQNAQGQYEKMPQLGNVVLQNQVEIGANCTIDRGTMGSTLIKYGCKLDNLIHVAHNVEIGENTVIAAQTGIAGSTKIGARCRIGGQVGFAGHIQVPDDTQIQAQSGVMSVHPEPGQKLFGSPAIPYFDYLKSYAIFKNLPDLARRMRELEKRFKS from the coding sequence ATGCGATCCAGTGCAAGGCAATTAGCTTCTTTTCTCAATGCTACAATAGATGGAGATCCGGATGTAGAAGTGACTCATCCGAGCAAAATCGAAGAAGCCGGCCCGGGCAGTGTCAGCTTTATTGGTAATCCCAAGTATGAGCCATTTGCCTACACCACTGGGGCATCCATATTGGTAGTTTCTAACGATTTTACGCCTCAGCAACCTCTTCATGCTACCTTGCTGAGAGTGCCTAATGTATATCAGAGCCTAAGCACTTTACTGAGTCATTTTCAATCCAATGGTCATCCAAGTGGCATCTCTGAGCTCGCTCTGATAGATCCGACTGCAGTTTTGGGTGAAAAAGTATCATTGGCAGCCCATTGTGTGATAGAGCAAAATGTATCTATCGGAGATCAGTCAATTTTATATCCGCAAGTGTATATAAGTCATGATGTAATCATAGGCAAAAATTGTATCCTGCACTCAGGAGTAAAAGTACATGCAGGTTGTGTCATTGGGGATGAGGTCGTCATTCAAGCCAATTCTGTGATTGGCAGTGAAGGATTTGGATTTGTGCAAAATGCTCAAGGTCAATATGAGAAAATGCCACAATTAGGCAATGTAGTACTTCAAAATCAAGTTGAGATCGGTGCAAATTGTACTATTGACCGAGGGACCATGGGTAGCACGTTGATCAAATACGGCTGTAAACTCGACAATTTGATTCATGTTGCACATAATGTAGAGATTGGCGAAAATACGGTCATCGCCGCTCAGACTGGCATAGCTGGAAGTACTAAGATAGGTGCAAGATGCAGGATTGGGGGCCAGGTAGGCTTTGCCGGTCATATTCAGGTGCCTGACGATACCCAGATTCAAGCTCAAAGTGGGGTCATGTCTGTCCACCCTGAGCCTGGTCAGAAACTCTTCGGCTCTCCGGCAATACCCTATTTTGATTATCTAAAATCTTACGCTATCTTTAAAAATCTGCCTGATTTGGCTCGCAGAATGAGAGAATTAGAAAAAAGGTTTAAGTCTTGA
- a CDS encoding ABC transporter ATP-binding protein produces MEVRIDQLGKRYQHGWVFKDLSYIFKSDNIYGVAGRNGSGKSTFLKIISGLLSPSKGRIEYLIDGRLELRENIYSKVNIAAPYTDLIEELDLREMIRFHTKFKHSPVLTTAGQWLEMLELSNVSSRPLLQFSSGMKQRVKLGLALYSSGDILLLDEPTSNLDDAAKAWFFTHLAKLRKDKLILIASNEAEDFKYCAEILRLD; encoded by the coding sequence ATGGAAGTAAGGATTGACCAACTTGGAAAAAGGTATCAGCATGGCTGGGTGTTCAAAGATCTTTCCTACATATTTAAATCAGACAATATATACGGCGTTGCGGGTCGAAATGGCAGTGGCAAGTCAACCTTTTTAAAGATTATCTCTGGTTTACTTTCTCCATCTAAAGGCAGGATCGAATATCTCATCGACGGCCGTCTGGAGTTAAGAGAAAATATCTACTCAAAAGTTAACATTGCAGCTCCCTATACAGATCTCATCGAAGAACTTGACCTCCGTGAAATGATCCGATTCCATACAAAGTTTAAACACTCTCCTGTGCTGACTACTGCCGGTCAATGGCTTGAAATGTTAGAACTTTCCAATGTCAGCTCAAGGCCATTATTGCAGTTTTCTTCCGGTATGAAACAACGTGTTAAACTAGGATTGGCCCTTTATTCGTCAGGTGATATATTATTATTGGACGAGCCGACCTCTAATCTGGATGATGCTGCCAAAGCGTGGTTTTTTACCCATCTCGCAAAACTGCGAAAAGACAAATTGATATTGATCGCCTCCAACGAAGCCGAAGACTTTAAGTATTGTGCTGAAATTCTCCGTCTTGATTAA
- a CDS encoding bifunctional UDP-3-O-[3-hydroxymyristoyl] N-acetylglucosamine deacetylase/3-hydroxyacyl-ACP dehydratase, which translates to MKQCTLSEDCVFEGIGLHTGKLATMTVKAAPVNHGIRFQRVDLPDKPILPADVNRVISTNRGTTIKSGEGQVSTVEHILSALAGLGIDNVLIEIDGPEVPIMDGSARPFTRAFQKAGIEPQSLDKDYLEITEAVSFKDELSGTELIAVPSDKFEVTAMIDFKSPFLGQQFASLSDLSEYETQIAPCRTFVFLREIEKLANENLIKGGDLNNAIVIVDRLMTQPELDDLATKLNKPSVKVEKEGILNTVELQFSNEAARHKILDIIGDLALVGKPIKAKILANKPGHTANVEFAKLLKKKYHELRKLKGKPIYNPDEPPLMDVQKIQSIMPHRHPFLLIDKIIELDDQHVVGIKNITFTEACFAGHFPDNPIFPGVLQIEALAQTGGILAISQQPDPGNWDTYFIKIDNTKFKHKVMPGDTLILKMELMSPIRRGIVQMMGTAYVGNKIVSEGELTAQIVRRESNPI; encoded by the coding sequence ATGAAGCAGTGTACATTATCCGAAGATTGTGTTTTTGAAGGAATCGGGCTCCACACCGGTAAGCTGGCTACTATGACAGTAAAAGCAGCACCTGTCAACCATGGTATTAGATTTCAGCGAGTTGACTTGCCTGACAAGCCTATATTGCCTGCAGATGTCAATCGGGTGATTTCAACTAATAGAGGCACTACCATCAAATCCGGCGAAGGCCAGGTCAGCACAGTAGAGCATATACTTTCTGCACTGGCAGGGTTAGGCATAGACAATGTGCTTATTGAGATTGATGGCCCTGAAGTTCCGATAATGGATGGCAGTGCGAGACCGTTTACTAGGGCATTCCAAAAGGCCGGTATTGAACCTCAATCTTTGGACAAGGACTATCTGGAAATCACAGAAGCGGTATCTTTCAAAGATGAACTCAGCGGCACTGAGCTTATTGCCGTACCTTCAGACAAATTTGAAGTCACTGCAATGATTGATTTTAAATCCCCTTTTTTAGGCCAGCAGTTTGCCAGTTTGAGTGATCTTTCAGAATATGAGACCCAAATAGCTCCTTGTCGCACTTTTGTGTTTCTTAGGGAAATTGAAAAACTGGCCAATGAAAATCTCATTAAAGGAGGTGATCTTAATAATGCCATCGTCATCGTTGATCGATTGATGACACAGCCAGAGTTGGATGATCTGGCGACCAAACTCAATAAGCCTTCGGTCAAAGTAGAAAAGGAAGGCATATTGAATACCGTAGAGTTACAGTTTTCAAATGAAGCTGCCCGCCACAAAATATTGGATATCATTGGTGACCTGGCTTTGGTTGGAAAGCCTATAAAAGCCAAAATATTGGCCAACAAACCCGGCCATACAGCCAATGTAGAATTTGCCAAACTTCTTAAAAAAAAGTATCATGAGCTCCGCAAACTCAAAGGCAAACCCATCTACAACCCGGACGAGCCCCCTTTGATGGATGTTCAAAAGATCCAATCGATTATGCCCCACAGGCACCCTTTTTTATTGATTGACAAGATTATTGAACTGGATGATCAGCATGTAGTCGGAATCAAAAATATCACATTTACAGAAGCATGCTTTGCCGGACATTTTCCGGATAATCCTATATTCCCCGGAGTACTTCAGATTGAAGCACTTGCTCAGACCGGAGGAATACTCGCTATCTCTCAGCAACCCGATCCTGGCAATTGGGACACTTATTTCATCAAAATAGACAATACAAAATTTAAACATAAAGTAATGCCCGGGGATACCCTCATACTAAAAATGGAACTCATGTCCCCTATACGCAGAGGTATCGTCCAAATGATGGGTACCGCATATGTAGGTAATAAGATCGTATCTGAAGGCGAGCTCACAGCTCAGATCGTCCGCAGAGAATCAAACCCAATATAA
- a CDS encoding amidohydrolase, translating into MQNEKIAPQWYLDKAQEYLPETIKLRRHLHQYPELSFEEHDTADFIEKSLNNFGIKTERLTPTGVIALIEGLPGDKKLALRADIDALPIHEEGRHDYLSRNTGVMHACGHDVHTASLLTTARILYETRSSWQGNIKLIFQPAEEKFPGGASILIKHGVLDDPPVQSILGQHVFPELAAGKLGFRPGPFMASADELYITVKGKTGHGAMPHLTRDAILIASHMVVALQQVVSRNNNPLTPTVLSIGKIQSMGGATNIIPGEVRLEGTFRTFDETWRKEAKTIIKKICEGIAESMGGTVEVDIKDGYPVLFNDPGLTEEIKNWAIELLGVDNIVDLPMRTTAEDFAYYSQRIPACFYRLGTAYEGHEGDKKIHTPDFDINELALKTGVGFMAFAATRYMQ; encoded by the coding sequence ATGCAAAATGAAAAAATAGCACCCCAATGGTATCTGGACAAAGCTCAGGAATATCTTCCTGAAACGATCAAGCTGCGTCGACATCTTCACCAGTATCCTGAGCTTTCCTTTGAGGAGCATGATACTGCTGATTTTATCGAAAAGTCTCTGAACAACTTTGGGATCAAGACAGAAAGGCTCACTCCGACTGGAGTAATAGCCCTCATCGAAGGACTCCCGGGAGATAAGAAACTTGCTTTAAGAGCTGATATCGATGCTTTGCCAATCCATGAAGAAGGAAGGCATGATTACCTATCAAGAAACACTGGCGTGATGCATGCATGTGGACATGATGTACATACAGCCTCCTTATTGACGACAGCCAGAATACTTTACGAGACCAGGTCATCATGGCAGGGCAATATAAAATTGATATTTCAACCTGCAGAAGAAAAATTTCCTGGGGGGGCCTCTATCCTGATCAAGCACGGAGTATTGGATGACCCTCCAGTCCAATCCATATTGGGCCAACATGTTTTTCCTGAGTTAGCAGCAGGTAAATTGGGTTTTCGACCGGGACCTTTTATGGCCTCTGCAGATGAGCTCTATATCACTGTGAAAGGCAAAACCGGTCATGGTGCCATGCCTCATTTGACCAGGGATGCTATCCTGATCGCTTCCCATATGGTGGTAGCTTTGCAACAGGTCGTCAGTCGAAACAACAATCCATTGACTCCAACCGTATTATCGATAGGTAAAATTCAATCTATGGGAGGTGCTACCAATATTATCCCTGGGGAGGTTCGGTTAGAAGGGACTTTCCGGACTTTTGATGAGACCTGGAGAAAAGAGGCCAAAACCATTATAAAAAAAATCTGTGAGGGCATCGCTGAATCAATGGGGGGCACAGTAGAAGTGGATATTAAAGATGGCTATCCAGTATTATTCAATGATCCAGGTTTGACTGAAGAGATAAAAAACTGGGCTATTGAATTGCTCGGAGTGGATAATATAGTCGACCTGCCTATGCGAACTACTGCGGAGGATTTTGCTTATTATTCTCAAAGGATACCGGCTTGTTTTTACAGACTTGGTACTGCTTATGAAGGGCATGAAGGCGACAAAAAAATACATACTCCTGACTTTGATATCAACGAGCTGGCTCTAAAAACAGGAGTGGGTTTTATGGCTTTTGCAGCCACAAGATATATGCAATAA
- a CDS encoding sigma-54-dependent Fis family transcriptional regulator, with the protein MAKILIADDERSIRRTLKEILEFEKFVVDEACDGLECLTKIKQNEYDVLLLDIKMPNLDGMETLERIQVLNPDLPVIMISGHANIDTAVDAVKKGAFDFISKPPDLNRMLITIRNAMDKSCLISEKKVLQHKISKSKIQHIVGDSSAISKVKDTIDRVGPTEARVLITGENGTGKELVARWIHEKSIRNQGPIIEVNCAAIPSELIESELFGHEKGSFTSAIKQRLGKFELAHGGTLFLDEIGDMSLSAQAKVLRALQESRITRVGGDKEIKVDVRVVAATNKDMRKEIEAGRFREDLYHRLAVIIIEVPSLNNREEDIPTLVAHFNDMICLEYGVPAKVFTDKAIKAMQKVHWSGNIRELRNVVERLIILSAGKITEKEVCAYVMPTILYGSKYKDIFDKFEDVQDLRVFIEKEFEQYKAVTA; encoded by the coding sequence ATGGCTAAAATATTGATAGCAGATGATGAACGCAGCATCCGTCGCACGTTGAAAGAAATACTGGAGTTTGAAAAATTTGTGGTGGACGAAGCTTGCGATGGTTTGGAATGTCTCACCAAGATCAAACAGAATGAGTACGATGTACTTTTGCTGGATATTAAAATGCCCAATCTGGATGGAATGGAGACCTTAGAGCGAATACAGGTACTGAACCCAGACCTTCCTGTCATCATGATCAGCGGGCATGCCAATATAGATACAGCAGTGGATGCAGTCAAAAAGGGAGCCTTTGATTTTATCAGTAAGCCACCAGATCTCAATAGAATGTTGATCACCATCCGTAATGCGATGGACAAATCCTGTCTTATCAGTGAAAAGAAAGTCCTGCAGCATAAAATAAGTAAAAGCAAGATCCAGCATATAGTCGGGGATTCGTCTGCCATCTCGAAGGTAAAAGATACTATAGACAGGGTAGGTCCTACTGAAGCACGTGTATTGATCACTGGTGAAAATGGGACGGGAAAAGAATTGGTCGCACGATGGATTCACGAAAAAAGTATCAGAAATCAAGGACCGATCATTGAAGTTAATTGTGCTGCGATACCTTCAGAATTGATTGAAAGTGAATTATTTGGACATGAAAAGGGCTCTTTTACCTCGGCGATCAAACAAAGATTGGGCAAGTTTGAGTTAGCGCATGGGGGCACTTTGTTTTTGGACGAAATAGGAGATATGAGCCTTTCTGCTCAAGCGAAAGTCCTGCGCGCCTTGCAGGAGAGCAGGATCACACGAGTCGGTGGGGATAAAGAAATTAAGGTTGATGTAAGGGTAGTCGCTGCTACCAACAAGGATATGCGGAAAGAAATTGAGGCTGGAAGGTTTAGAGAAGACTTATATCATAGGTTAGCCGTGATTATCATCGAAGTACCCTCGCTAAATAATCGCGAGGAAGACATTCCGACTTTGGTGGCACATTTTAATGACATGATCTGCCTGGAATATGGGGTGCCAGCCAAAGTATTTACCGATAAAGCCATCAAAGCCATGCAAAAAGTGCATTGGAGTGGGAACATCAGGGAATTAAGGAATGTCGTAGAGCGACTCATTATTTTGAGTGCTGGCAAAATAACAGAAAAAGAAGTTTGTGCTTATGTGATGCCTACTATCCTGTATGGAAGTAAATACAAAGACATTTTCGATAAGTTCGAAGATGTGCAGGACCTGAGAGTGTTTATCGAGAAGGAATTCGAACAATATAAAGCGGTGACCGCATAA